From one Impatiens glandulifera unplaced genomic scaffold, dImpGla2.1, whole genome shotgun sequence genomic stretch:
- the LOC124917398 gene encoding probable indole-3-pyruvate monooxygenase YUCCA9 → MFSFSGKENDHLFSRRCVLVNGPVIVGAGPSGLAVGACLREQGVPFVVVERADCIASLWQKRTYDRLKLHLPKQFCQLPKHPFPDHFPEYPTKKQFIDYLESYANKFDIKPQFNESVQSAKYDEACRLWRVKSVSNLDGSEVEYICQWLVVATGENAECVVPEIDGLKEFNGEVLHASQYKSGERFSGKKVLVVGCGNSGMEVSLDLCNHNAEPSMVVRSSVHVLPREILGRSTIELATLMLAWLPLWLVDKIVLLFSWMIFGNMEKYGLKRPKMGPLELKQNANGKTPVLDIGALDKIRSGEVKVVPGIKRFSSGGGSVHLVDGRTLEIDAVVLATGYRSNVPYWLHETEFFTKDGFPNTPFPNGWKGKAGLYAVGFTRKGLAGVSIDALKISQDIAKVWKQDLRQKKHKAPRLRRCISQF, encoded by the exons atgtttagtttTTCCGGAAAAGAAAATGATCATCTCTTCTCCCGCCGCTGCGTTTTGGTTAACGGTCCGGTAATTGTCGGCGCCGGCCCTTCAGGCCTTGCGGTCGGTGCATGCCTTAGGGAACAGGGCGTCCCGTTTGTGGTCGTTGAAAGAGCTGATTGTATAGCTTCTCTCTGGCAAAAGAGGACTTATGATCGTCTTAAGCTTCATCTCCCTAAGCAATTCTGCCAACTCCCCAAACACCCATTTCCCGATCACTTCCCGGAATATCCCACCAAGAAACAGTTCATCGATTACCTCGAATCCTACGCAAACAAGTTCGACATCAAACCGCAGTTCAACGAGTCCGTTCAGTCCGCTAAGTACGACGAGGCCTGCCGTCTATGGCGCGTCAAGAGCGTCTCCAATTTGGACGGGTCGGAGGTGGAGTACATCTGTCAGTGGCTGGTGGTGGCCACCGGCGAGAATGCAGAGTGCGTCGTGCCGGAGATTGACGGTTTGAAGGAATTTAACGGCGAAGTCCTCCACGCATCTCAGTATAAATCCGGCGAAAGATTCTCAGGGAAGAAAGTCCTCGTTGTCGGTTGCGGCAATTCGGGAATGGAAGTCTCTCTGGATCTCTGTAACCACAATGCAGAGCCGTCAATGGTGGTTCGCAGCTCG GTTCACGTATTGCCAAGGGAAATATTGGGAAGATCGACCATAGAGTTGGCCACCCTGATGCTGGCGTGGTTGCCTCTGTGGCTAGTGGACAAGATCGTGCTCTTGTTTTCATGGATGATATTTGGAAACATGGAGAAATACGGGCTCAAGAGGCCAAAAATGGGTCCCTTAGAGCTCAAGCAGAACGCCAACGGGAAGACGCCCGTCCTAGACATTGGCGCTCTCGACAAGATCAGATCCGGAGAAGTTAAGGTTGTTCCAGGAATCAAAAGGTTTTCATCGGGAGGAGGATCCGTGCATCTCGTCGACGGTCGAACGCTAGAGATCGATGCGGTCGTTCTTGCAACTGGGTACCGTAGCAACGTCCCATACTGGCTTCACGAAACAGAGTTTTTCACAAAAGACGGATTCCCAAACACTCCGTTCCCAAATGGGTGGAAAGGAAAGGCCGGTCTTTATGCAGTTGGGTTCACTAGAAAGGGTCTGGCTGGTGTATCCATAGATGCATTGAAGATCTCTCAAGACATTGCCAAAGTTTGGAAACAAGATTTGCGGCAGAAGAAACACAAAGCTCCTCGACTTAGACGGTGCATTTCACAAttctaa